The genomic segment GCATTTACCTTCGGCGGATGCCCGGTCACGTTTTGGGATGTGTTCGGAGAAAAAGGCCACCCGGTCCGAACGACCATCTCCGAGATGGGCCCTCTTTTGCTGGCCGGGCTCCTCCAACTGAACGAAACCCAGGCCGGCGTGTTGAACTTGGTTTTCAAAGTGGCCGACGAGGAAGGCTTGTTGCTGCTCGATCTCAAGGATTTGCGGGCCATGCTGAAGCACGTGGGTGAGAACGCGGCCAGTTTCACCACCGATTATGGCAACATCTCCGCGGCCAGCATCGGCGCCATCCAGCGCAACCTCCTCACGTTGGAACAGCAAGGGGCGGAAGCCTTCTTCGGAGAGCCCGCCCTCAACCTCGATGATCTCCTGCAAACGGACAGTCAGGGTCGGGGGTGCGTCAATATTTTGGCCGCCGACAAGCTCATGTCGGCTCCGAAGGTGTATGCCACGTTCCTCTTGTGGCTGCTTTCGGAACTGTTCGAGAACCTGCCCGAAGCGGGTGATCTGCCCAAGCCCAAGCTGGTGTTCTTTTTCGACGAGGCGCACCTGCTTTTTTCGGACGCACCCCCGGCCCTGCTCGAAAAAATCGAACAGGTGGTCCGTCTCATCCGTTCCAAGGGGATCGGCGTTTATTTCGTAAGTCAAAATCCACGGGATATTCCGGACAACGTGTTGGGCCAGCTTGGCCATCGCATTCAACACGCGCTGCGCGCCTTCACCCCACGGGATCAACAGGCGGTGCGGGCTGCCGCCGACACGTTCCGCTCGAATCCCGCCATCGATACCGAAACCGCGCTCACGGAACTCGGAGTCGGCGAAGCCCTCGTTTCGATGCTCGACGAACGCGGGCAACCCACGGTGGTGGAACGCGCTTACATTTGCCCTCCCCGCGGTCAAATCGGTCCGATTACGGAAGCCCAACGCGCGGGATTGATGCGATCCTCGCTCGTCCACGGCGTCTATGAGCAGACCATCGACCGCGAATCGGCCTATGAGAAACTGAAAGGCGCCGCCACGCAGGCATCCGCTTCGGCTCCGTCGTCAGCTCCCGGGGGATTTTGGGGCGGACTTTTCGGCGGCGTGTCCGCGCCAAGCCCGGTCTCACGTCCGGCTCGTCCGGCCGGAAGACAGCCAGAATCGCTGGTCAATGCCATGGCCAAGAGCGCGGTGCGCACCATCGGCAGCACCCTCGGACGCGAGATTATCCGCGGAGTTCTGGGTTCATTCTTGGGCGGGGGACGGCGACGGCGTTGACACGAGATTCCTCACGCCCTTCCCGTCCATGCCAGAGCACGATTTGCAGACCGACTTGGGACGATGCCGGGTGGATTTCGTCCTGGCGGAGTTTCATGAGGGGCATGAGCCGGAGGAGAATATCGAGGCGACCCAGGAGCTGGGTTT from the Verrucomicrobiota bacterium genome contains:
- a CDS encoding DUF853 family protein; the encoded protein is MSFVDPILVARGARDLVLLPHMANRHGLIAGATGTGKTVTLQGLAEQFSLRGVPVFLADVKGDLSGMAVPGSPTTKIQERLRELRLEAFTFGGCPVTFWDVFGEKGHPVRTTISEMGPLLLAGLLQLNETQAGVLNLVFKVADEEGLLLLDLKDLRAMLKHVGENAASFTTDYGNISAASIGAIQRNLLTLEQQGAEAFFGEPALNLDDLLQTDSQGRGCVNILAADKLMSAPKVYATFLLWLLSELFENLPEAGDLPKPKLVFFFDEAHLLFSDAPPALLEKIEQVVRLIRSKGIGVYFVSQNPRDIPDNVLGQLGHRIQHALRAFTPRDQQAVRAAADTFRSNPAIDTETALTELGVGEALVSMLDERGQPTVVERAYICPPRGQIGPITEAQRAGLMRSSLVHGVYEQTIDRESAYEKLKGAATQASASAPSSAPGGFWGGLFGGVSAPSPVSRPARPAGRQPESLVNAMAKSAVRTIGSTLGREIIRGVLGSFLGGGRRRR